From Montipora foliosa isolate CH-2021 chromosome 6, ASM3666993v2, whole genome shotgun sequence, a single genomic window includes:
- the LOC138006249 gene encoding stabilizer of axonemal microtubules 2-like yields MVKPLCICQICTCGRHRCAHKPETRTPLHPCVFTEYQARYKKHPVDRRLPFKPEYSVKISTQPMEEKTNYRNDYISHIYAPPKKRDKTHYVKPQGQINGESTYKHDYPGTVVPPATSAKPEASFHTNDSPFESSTVHQDTYRPWDLKLCKIDSVKPDATPAARGGKMNGKSIFQTDFPGYFVSRRPQIRPPDSALRVNQGPMEQDTTTRLDYTRKETLPAESAKPAEKRPSTQQPFRGNTTFMDDFAYRGGRPASSFKPTQDIVQSNKPFDGDTTTGVTYRRWTIPKRELRPKEQYNAPVTKFATNTTFQHDFPQWDIPPAESAKPPVTSFASGKPFADSTTHKEAFRAWEMQPTRKSLQTDKYRPPSGKFLGESTMRSHYRGRYVAPAKPARHDVHRPISGDMMMNTTYKDTYTGDRPQSCPAEGIQQWQPGTQKGYYYTHDNKGHSYYLPLSETVQPLSLSA; encoded by the exons ATGGTCAAGCCTCTTTGTATATGTCAAATCTGTACGTGCGG GAGGCACCGATGCGCCCACAAACCAGAAACGCGTACTCCTCTACATCCATGTGTATTCACGGAGTATCAAGCTCGCTACAAGAAACATCCCGTCGACCGTCGCTTGCCATTCAAGCCAGAGTATAGTGTGAAAATTTCCACTCAACCCATGGAGGAAAAAACAAACTACAGGAATGATTATATTTCACATATTTACGCTCCTCCAAAAAAACGTGACAAAACACATTATGTCAAACCCCAGGGGCAGATCAATGGCGAGAGTACCTACAAACACGACTACCCCGGAACAGTAGTCCCTCCCGCAACATCGGCAAAGCCTGAAGCATCGTTTCATACTAATGACTCTCCCTTCGAAAGCAGTACAGTCCATCAGGATACCTACCGACCTTGGGATTTGAAACTGTGTAAAATTGATAGCGTGAAACCTGACGCAACTCCAGCCGCTCGAGGTGGAAAGATGAACGGCAAAAGTATTTTTCAAACCGATTTTCCTGGGTACTTTGTGAGCCGTCGTCCGCAGATACGTCCTCCGGATTCTGCGCTCCGTGTCAATCAAGGCCCGATGGAACAGGACACGACTACACGGCTGGATTACACTAGAAAGGAAACGCTACCAGCAGAGTCTGCCAAACCAGCTGAAAAACGACCAAGCACTCAGCAACCCTTtagaggcaatactacattcaTGGATGATTTTGCCTACAGAGGTGGCAGGCCTGCCTCCAGTTTTAAGCCGACACAAGACATTGTTCAATCAAATAAGCCCTTTGATGGGGATACTACCACTGGTGTGACCTATAGACGTTGGACAATTCCAAAACGTGAATTACGTCCAAAAGAGCAGTACAACGCGCCTGTAACCAAGTTTGCTACCAACACCACTTTCCAGCACGACTTCCCCCAATGGGATATACCTCCAGCTGAAAGCGCAAAACCACCAGTCACATCCTTTGCCTCAGGGAAACCATTTGCTGACAGTACCACTCACAAGGAGGCTTTTAGAGCCTGGGAGATGCAGCCCACTAGAAAAAGCCTCCAAACTGACAAGTACAGGCCACCCTCTGGGAAATTTCTTGGTGAATCAACCATGCGGAGCCATTACAGAGGACGGTATGTTGCTCCTGCCAAGCCAGCGCGGCATGATGTTCATCGTCCTATAAGTGGGGATatgatgatgaatacaacatACAAAGATACCTACACTGGAGACCGTCCACAAAGTTGTCCAGCAGAAGGAATCCAACAGTGGCAGCCAGGCACCCAGAAAGGGTATTATTACACTCATGATAATAAAGGGCATAGTTATTATTTGCCACTCTCTGAAACTGTTCAACCCCTTTCTTTGTCAGCCTAA